CTGGCCTGGGGACCGGCCGCGAGTGCCAGGCAAAAATCACCGCAACGCTTGCCACAACCACAAAAGCCAGCACCAGCCAAGAGCCGCGTTTGGACGTATCCGCCATGGCTGTTCATTAAAGGACTTTGGGCGGACCGACAAGGCCGGTCGCTGGCCGTTTGGCGCCACCCGGGCTATGCTTCCACACCATGGCCGGCCAAGACCGTCACCCCGATCAGACTGCCCAGCTGCCCGCCCTGATCGGACGGGTTGGTGTGTTGGGCGGGACGGACCAGGACAAAACACAGTTGTGCCTGGCCCTGGCCTACCAGCAGGTTCAGCACCACGGCCCGGTGGTGTGTGTCGATGCCCGGCGATACCCGACCACAGAAATCCAGTTCCGCCTGCTGATGCGGGACAAAGCCCGCTATATCCCCCTGGCGTCTGCCACCCGGCTGCCTCAAGAGGTTCCACGTCGCGTCCTGGATGTGGTTGCTCAAGGCTTGCAGACCGCCTCCTCCCCTCCCCTCATCCTGGTTGATGGCCTCAACGCCGGAGACAGCTGGGAGCGGACCCTGGCCTTTGTCCTCAGGGCTGGAGCAACCGTGGTGTCGTTTCTGGGCTCGGCCGCACAGGCGACGTTTGGCCGCTATGACACGCTTCTCGTGCTACGCACCACAGCCGAGGCCGAGGCGATCAGTCGGGCCGTGGGCCGCAAGCTGAGCCCGGAGCAGATCGCCGGCCTGCCCTCAGACCAGGCTTGGCTGATCCATGTGACCCGGGTCTACCGGGTCAGGCTGCCGGTCGGGCCGACGGCTGGAGCCTGACCCGGCTTGATTGACACGACCACGCGGGACACGGAATAATCCCGGCCGACAGGGGGACAGCCTATGCGTATCGTGATTCTTGGAGCGGGCGGTGTGGGTTCGGTTATTGGCGCGTATCTGGCCCGCAACGGCGCCGATGTCATCATGCTTGCCCGGCCGGGCCATGCGGCAGCGGTGCGCCAGCACGGCTTGCAGGTCAGCGGTCTGGCCGACTTTCGGACTCCGGTCAGCAGCTTTGCCCAGGCCACACAGATTGAGGCAGCCGATATCCTGCTCATTACGGTCAAGACCAAAGACATGCAGTCGGCCCTGGCCGGGGTTGCCCATATGCGGGTCGGTGGAGCAGCCTCGCTCCAAAACGGCATGGTCAAAAACGACCAGATCGCCCAGGTGTTCGGTCGGGACACAGTCGTGGGCGCGACAACCATGATCGGAGCGGCCCTCCGCTGCGACGGCGAGGTCGAATACACCCTGGACGGCATCACCTTTTTTGGCGAACTCGACGGCCGTCCCTCAGACCGGGTGGCGGCGATTGTCCGGGCCTTTGAGGAGGCCGGACTCAAGGCCAACGGCGTCACCGACATCATTTCCGTCGAGTGGACAAAACAGGCCTTTCAGAACCCGTTTGCCACGCTTTCGGCCATGACCCGTCTGCCCATGCATCGGGTGTGGTCGAGTCCGCAGCTGGCGGCGCTGTCGGTCCACATGTTCCGTGAGGTGGCTGCGGTGGCCAAAGCCAAGGGCGTTGCCCTGTCCGAACATCCGGCCTGGAGCCTGTTCGACCTCGAGGTGATGTGTCATGCGCCGTTTGGCGATGCGGTCACACGGCTGGTCGAGGTCGGCAGCAGTGTTGAGGCCGGCGGCCGGACGCATATTATTCCGTCCATGCTCCAGGACGTGCTGGCCGGCAAAAAAACCGAGATTGATGAAACCGTCGGCTATGTGTGCCGCGAAGGCCAGCGGCTCGGCATTCCGGTGCCGTACACCGAGTTCGCCTACCGCAGCGTCAAGGCGATTGAAGAAAATTTTGACGCCCGGGTCAGCTGATTCAGACTTGGTCAGGAATCCTCAGGATTTTGCCAATCCGCAGCAGCGAGCTGCCCAGCCGGTTGACACGCATCAGCGCCCGGACCGAGGTGTCATACCGTTGGGCGAGGTGTGACAGGGTATCACCCCGGCGCACGGTATGCAGGCGTGGCCGCTGGGCCACACGCGGCCGAGCCCGGCGATCTGGAATCCAGAGTTGTTGGCCCGCCACAATCCGCGAGGTGGACAGCCGATTGGTCCGCATCAGGGTTCGGACCGAGGTGTCATAGCGGAGAGCGATATGGCTCAAAGTCTCTCCGGCCCTGACGGTGTGGGGCTGGAGGCCTGCCCCGGGGGCAGACGCGGCAAGCCGGACGGGCGACGACGGCGAATGGTCGGGTAAATGAATACTGAGCGGCTGGCCCGCGGCCAGCTGCTGCAAGTACCAGAGATTGTTGTCTTGGCGCAGCGTATCACGATCAACGCCGAAAGCACGGGCCAGATTCAGGGTCGAGTCACCGATCCGCGAGGTATAGGACAGCGTCGTGCCGTTCACCTCAAGGACGGCCGGCGCCCGCGGGTCGGGAGCAACGAGCAGCATGCCGGGGTGCAGCTGGTGGGCGGCGAGGACGGGATTGTACAGGCGCAACAGGAATTCCGAGACGCCTGTCGTACGGGCCACCGAGGCCCAGTTCTCACCCGGCTGCACACGCCGCAGCCGCAGGCTTTCAGCCTCACGCCGGATCTCGGCTTCGTGCAGGCGCAAGACCGATTTATACTGCTCGATCTGCATCACGTCGTGCAGGACGGACAGCGGCAGAGCCGGCTGCGAGGCGAGCACCTGGGGACCGCCGACATAGGCAGCCAGCGCGTAGTCGTGGCGCCCCAGACGCTCGGCCAACTCGGCGAAGCGTCGTATCCCGGCCTCAAGATTGGCCGCAGCCGTATCTGCCGGCGCCGGCTCCGAAGCGGTCGGCAAATACGCGTTGCGCCGCAGCTCGCCTGAGGCGGACACGATAGCGTCGTTGCCCCCGGACTGGTGCAGGATCAGGGCGCGAGCCAGACGGGGGTCCAGCCCATGGCGACCGGCAGCGCTGAACAGCGGCGCCTCGACCTGCATGCTTTTGCGGTACATGCCGACCAGAGACGGGGAAAACTCGGGTCCGGCCCACGCCGGTTGAGCCCACATCCAGGCGGCAATGACGAGAATGAGTCGGCTTTCCAGTCTACGCTTGCCCATTATTCACTCCTCCTCCACTCCACAGCCTACGGCCCGGCGCATGACAGTCCCGTGACAAGGCTGTAGTCGCCGAACAGGACCTTCCATTATTCCTGGCAACGGCCCGGACCTCAAGCCTGACCAAGAATTTTCTCAGTCCTGCCCCTGCTACAGCACCGCCTGGGCTCGTCCCACCATTGAGCAATCCGGCCATTTTGCCTATGGTGTAGCAAATGCGTGTCAACGCCCACATGAGGAGGGACAATGGACAAGAGTCAAGGACAGGGACCGGCCTGGATTGTGTTTTTGGTCTGGATGCTCATCCCGCTCCTCGTCTTCTTTCTGCTCATTACGTTTACCGGTTGAGCAAGACGAGGACATGGCTATGAAAACAGACCGGCTCGTTGGCGCAGGCTTGCTCGTCTGGCTGCTCAGCTTCTCACCCCCAGCGTCCGGCCAACAGGCCGAGCCGGTTCCGGAAGCGACTCCAAACGCTGTTCTGGCCACCATTGAGGGCCACCCCATCACCCAGGCCGACATTGAGGACCGCATCAAGGGCCAGATGCTGCGCCTCAACAACCAGATCTACACCCTCAAGAAACAGGCCGTCGATGGCCTGATCAATGAGCGCCTGCTGGCCATCGAGGCCGGCAAACGTGGCCTGTCCAGCCAGGAGTTGTTGCAGCGAGAGGTCACAGGCAAGACCCGAACCGTGACCGAGGAAGAAATCGAGGCGTTTTACCAGGCCAACGCGACCCGTCTGGGCGATACGCCGCTGGACGAGGTGCGCGACCGCCTGGCCCAACAGTTGCAGCGAACCGCGCGGCGCGGGCGCCAACAAGCCTTCATGCAGGAGTTACGCAAAGCGGCCGTCATTCGCCTGCACCTCAAGCCGCCGATTGTTGAGGTGGCGGTTGACGACGCGCCGAGCCGGGGTTCGGCCGAGGCGCCGGTCACCCTGGTCGAGTTTGGCGACTACGAATGTCCGTACTGCGCCCGGGCGCAAGCCACCCTCAATAAAATCCGGGAGACCTATAAAGACCAGGTCAGGCTGGTGTTCAAGGACTTTCCCCTGTCGTCCCATCCCCGAGCCCAGAAGGCGGCCGAAGCGGCCCGGTGTGCCGGCGAACAGGACAAATACTGGGACTACCACGGCATGTTGTTTCGCAACACCAAGGCCCTGGAGGTGGAGCAACTCAAGCAGTACGCGGCCGACCTGCAACTCGATGCGACACGTTTCGACACCTGTCTGGACAGCGGCCAGCAGGCGGCTGCGGTTCGCCAAGATCTGGCTCAGGGCACCCAGCTGGGGGTCAGCGGCACGCCCGCGTTTTTCATCAACGGGCGCTTTATGTCCGGGGCACGGCGGTTCTCGGCCTTTCAGGAACTGATTGAGGACGCGCTGGCCGCAGACTGAGCGTGGAACTCATAAGGCACGGACCGCCGGCATGACCTGCTCGGCAAAGCTCCGCATGCTGGCCAACACCTGCTCGTGGGGCACCAGGCCACCCGGATTAAACCAGCAGATAAGCTGATCCATGCCACACTGCCGGTGGGCGGCGCGGATCTTTTCAACGCACTGCTCGGGCGGACCGTACAGCGCCATGGTGTCGTCAATCACGTCCCAGGTCACGGACTGTTGTCGCTGTCGGACCTCCCGCAGATAGGCGTAGGACGCAGCTTGGCTCTGTCCCCGCTCGCCAAGCTCGGCCTGGGCCGTGACCGTCCGAAAATAGTGCATGACGCTGGGCTCGACCTGTTGGCGGACCTGAGCCCGGCTGTCGGCCACATAGACCGGAAAGAGCACCGCGCTGTCGGGCCGTTTGCCTTGGTGACCGGCGGCCCGAAACGCCCGGGAGTAGCCGTCGAGGTGTTCGACCAGTTTGGGCATTGGGTTGATCGGAGAGGCGACAAAGACCGGATAACCGCGCTGGCCGGCAAAGCTGGCCGTCTCCGGGCTATTGGCCGCAATCCGTAGCGGCGGGTGCGGTTTTTGGAACGGCTTGGGCACGACCGAGGTGGGCGGAATCTGGAAATAGCGGCCCTCAAAAGCAAAGGTGTCCTGGCTCCAGGCCTGCTCGATAATGCTCAGGGCTTCTTCAAAACGCTCCCGGCTCTCGTCCCGGGCCACGCCCAGCCCCTGAAAATGAATGGCGATCGTACCGCGACCGACCCCCAGTTCGAGCCGCCCGTGGCTGAGAAGATCGACGGTTGCGGCGTCTTCGGCGGTTCGCAGCGGGTGCTGCAAGGACAGCAGCGCCACGGCCAGCCCCAGGCGAATACGCTGCGTCCGCTGGGCCAGGGCCGTAGCAACGATCAGCGGCGAGGGCATGATCGAAAACGGCCGGTTAAAGTGCAGCTCGGCCAGCCAGGCCGTATCAAAGCCCAGTGCATCGGCATATTCGATCTGTTCCAGGGTCCGCTGGTAGCGGTCGAATTCGCTCTGGTCTGGGGCGCACGGCAGTTGGTAAAAAAGACCGAATTTCATGCTGAATCCTCATGGCTGGGCGCTGCCGTCCGGGCGCGTCTGGACGCCCCCCTCTTGGCCAGCCCGAAACGACTGTGGTAGGTGTCTCATACTATGTCAGAAAAGAAAAACAAGGCGGGACGCCGCAGGAGCAGCCAGGTGGCACCTCGACCGACAGCCCGGTCCCTGCCGAGCGGCCCGCTGCTGCTGACCCGTCTCCTGGCACTGCTCGGCCTGGGCATCGGCGCCTATCTGTCGGTTCTGCACTATCAGGCCGATGGTCTGGTCACGTCCCATTTTTGTCAGCCCGGCTCGATCATCGACTGCACCTCGGTGCTCAACAGCACGTATGCCAGCCTGTTTGACCTGCCGGTGGCCATGTGGGCGACCGCCGCCTACGCCGTGACCCTCGTCCTGGCCGTCATTCCCCAGGCCCTTGGCCTGCTGTTTGTGTGTTCCTGGCTGGTAGTGTTTGGCCTGTACATGGCTGCGGTGTCGTTTTTCCAGCTCCAGTCGGTGTGCCTGTTTTGCTCCGCGCTATATCTGGTCAATATCGGACTGTTTGTCGGCGCGCTGATGCTGGCCCGTTCCTCGGCCGACTTCGAGCCGGGTCAGTTTGCCTTTGGCCTGCTCGGCTGCGTGGTCTTGGTCGGCGGGATCGGCTGGTGGCAGGCCCGGCAGGCTCGGACCGAGCTGGTCCCGCTCGATTTTATCGCCCCGAGCGCCGAGCGCATGGATAGAAGTTTCGTCCGCTATTACAACCAACAGCGTGAGGTGGCGGTCCGGAGCCAGGAACGCCATGTCAAGGGCGAGCCGGACGCACCGCTGCGGATCACCGAGTTCGTCGATTTCCGGTGTCCGAGCTGCGCCGTGGCCCGCGACTATCTGTCCTCCCTGCACGACGCCAACAAGGGCGCGGTGCGGATTGTCTTTCACCACTACCCGCTCGACCAAGCTTGTAATCCGATCAACCAACAGGTCCACCCCTCGTCCTGCGCCGCGTCCATTGCCTCGGAATGCGCGAGCGAGCAGGACGCCTTTTGGGACTACGCCGACCGCCTGTTTGCCAACCAGAAGCGCTTCAGCCGCGCCGACCTCGTCGGTCACGCCGAGGCGCTTGACCTCGACCTTGAGCAGTTCGATACCTGTCTCGACGATCCGCGCATGGAAGAGCGGGTGCGCCGGGATGTCGAAGAAGGGCGACGGCTCGAAATCAGCGCCACGCCGACCCTGATCGTCAACGGACGGGTGATTGAGGGACTGCCGCCGCCCAAAAAGCTGGCAACCCTGGTGACGATGCACCAGCAGCAATGAAGCTGGGGCTGAGAGCCCTGGCTATGCATTCCCTCCGGCTTTCAAGGGAAACCGGTCGGGGTGCTCGATCATCCGTAGGCTGATATCCACGTCCAAATCAGGCCAGTGGAAGTGTCCCGGCGTTGGCTCTTCGACATTGACGATCTTGCTCACAGGGGCATCCCGGAACCAGGGGAAGTCCTCGTACGCCAGAAACAGTTCTCTGTCACCCGCCAGGAGCCATATTCCGTGCCTGGAGATGTTGGTGACCTCAACCGTCGAAGTGCCGATGCCAAGCGGTTCTGAATTCATCCCGTCGCCTCCGTATGACCTCTTCGACTTCGCGAAGCTGTGACTCGGACAGCCGATAATTCCGGGCAAGCGCTACGTCGGGTTCAAGCCAGAATTTGGCCTCTCCGTCAGCGCAGGAAACATGCACGTGCATACGTGACTCTTCTCGCGAAAAAAAGAAATACCGGTAGCCGTGCTCTCGGTGGATTGTCGGCGCCATCCACTAGCTCATCCGTGCTTCAGTTTCCAGGAGCCTCAAGCACATCCCACGTATTTTCTCAAGCTCACAGAGAAACTCGCGTTGCGCTTCTTCCGCTTCGAGACTCTCAAAAAGATCGGGGAGTTGCACCCCGTGACTCATGATCGCGTTGGCGTCTTTGTTCCGCAGATGTTTCTGAACGTACAGGCAATTTTCGGCGTGATAGAAGCATTGCAGGGCGTCGCTCGGGCTCAAGACTCCGCTCGCTAAGGATTGCGTCAGGCCCAGATTCAACAGGGAAAAGAGTTCGAGTTGATCCGCCGGGTCGCTGCCCGCCTCTGACAGAACGATGCGGAAGGAATGCTGCTGTCCCACGCTTGCTCTCGTCACCCGACGATGACGTGCTCCTTGGTGATGATCAGCGGCAGCGTACCGGGCGCGATGAAGTTTGGCTCGTCGGCCCGGGTCCGCTCGTACTCAGGCGTGGTGGCCGACACACGCATGGCTTGGGTGCTGTCAAACCAGGTCAGAGCCACGCCGTCATACAGCGGCGTTTTGCCGCTCTTGTAGATCGACAGTCGGGTATGGCTCTGGACGTAGCGCCGGACAACCGGGATGGCGGCGCCGAGCGGACCATGAATCTCGCGCCAATGAGTCTGGAAGTCCCCAATCGGCATGCCCGGTTTGTGGCTCACAAACTCGACGTTTTTGACCCCGTCGTCTGGAATCGGGCCGTCTTTGATGACGTGCTCCTCGGTGATGATCGTACCCTGGCTGGCCACCTCCATGAAGTTCGGCTCGTCAGCCCGCACGGCGGCAAACTCCGGCGTGCCGGCCTGGCGACGCATGACATCCGTGCTATCGAACCACAGCTCGGCCATGCCGTCGTAGACGGGCTCGCCCTTACGGTAGCCGGACAGGATGGTGTGGGACTGAACGTAGCGCCGGATACCGGGCAGTTTGACCACGATATCGGCGTGGCTGGTACGCCAGTAGGCCTGGAAATCCTCGACCGACATGCCGGCCTGGCGCTTGAAAAAGGCGATCAGTTTGACCATACGTCTTTTCCTCCTGCGTCTACCTATGGCATGCTGTTGGCCTGGGTCAAGGCAAGCGGCACTCTCGAACGGCAAGAACAGAAGGACACGGCATGGATTTTCAATACTCGCCCGAACAGGAAGCGTTTCGCAGCCAACTGCGCGGCTGGCTGGAGGCACATCTGCCCCCGGAGCTGTGCGTCGAGGACGCCATGGATGAGCGAGTCGCTCCCGACCGCCCGACCTTTGAGAAACGCCGCGCCTGGCAGCGCAGCATGTATGAGGCCGGCTGGGTCGGCATTCCGTGGCCCACACAGTACGGCGGCCGGGGCGCCGGGCTGATGGAACAGATTGTGTTCGACGAGGAATACACAAGGGCGCGAGCACCGATCCTGCCCGGCTTCTCGGGGATTGCGCTGTGCGGTCCGACCCTCATGCAGTGGGGCACCGACGCCCAGAAGCAGAAATTCCTGGCCCGCATCCTGCGCGGCGACGATGTCTGGTGTCAGGGCTATTC
This genomic window from Desulfurellaceae bacterium contains:
- a CDS encoding DUF4160 domain-containing protein; amino-acid sequence: MAPTIHREHGYRYFFFSREESRMHVHVSCADGEAKFWLEPDVALARNYRLSESQLREVEEVIRRRRDEFRTAWHRHFDG
- a CDS encoding 2-dehydropantoate 2-reductase; amino-acid sequence: MRIVILGAGGVGSVIGAYLARNGADVIMLARPGHAAAVRQHGLQVSGLADFRTPVSSFAQATQIEAADILLITVKTKDMQSALAGVAHMRVGGAASLQNGMVKNDQIAQVFGRDTVVGATTMIGAALRCDGEVEYTLDGITFFGELDGRPSDRVAAIVRAFEEAGLKANGVTDIISVEWTKQAFQNPFATLSAMTRLPMHRVWSSPQLAALSVHMFREVAAVAKAKGVALSEHPAWSLFDLEVMCHAPFGDAVTRLVEVGSSVEAGGRTHIIPSMLQDVLAGKKTEIDETVGYVCREGQRLGIPVPYTEFAYRSVKAIEENFDARVS
- a CDS encoding thioredoxin domain-containing protein — protein: MKTDRLVGAGLLVWLLSFSPPASGQQAEPVPEATPNAVLATIEGHPITQADIEDRIKGQMLRLNNQIYTLKKQAVDGLINERLLAIEAGKRGLSSQELLQREVTGKTRTVTEEEIEAFYQANATRLGDTPLDEVRDRLAQQLQRTARRGRQQAFMQELRKAAVIRLHLKPPIVEVAVDDAPSRGSAEAPVTLVEFGDYECPYCARAQATLNKIRETYKDQVRLVFKDFPLSSHPRAQKAAEAARCAGEQDKYWDYHGMLFRNTKALEVEQLKQYAADLQLDATRFDTCLDSGQQAAAVRQDLAQGTQLGVSGTPAFFINGRFMSGARRFSAFQELIEDALAAD
- a CDS encoding LysM peptidoglycan-binding domain-containing protein, which translates into the protein MGKRRLESRLILVIAAWMWAQPAWAGPEFSPSLVGMYRKSMQVEAPLFSAAGRHGLDPRLARALILHQSGGNDAIVSASGELRRNAYLPTASEPAPADTAAANLEAGIRRFAELAERLGRHDYALAAYVGGPQVLASQPALPLSVLHDVMQIEQYKSVLRLHEAEIRREAESLRLRRVQPGENWASVARTTGVSEFLLRLYNPVLAAHQLHPGMLLVAPDPRAPAVLEVNGTTLSYTSRIGDSTLNLARAFGVDRDTLRQDNNLWYLQQLAAGQPLSIHLPDHSPSSPVRLAASAPGAGLQPHTVRAGETLSHIALRYDTSVRTLMRTNRLSTSRIVAGQQLWIPDRRARPRVAQRPRLHTVRRGDTLSHLAQRYDTSVRALMRVNRLGSSLLRIGKILRIPDQV
- a CDS encoding LLM class flavin-dependent oxidoreductase; translated protein: MKFGLFYQLPCAPDQSEFDRYQRTLEQIEYADALGFDTAWLAELHFNRPFSIMPSPLIVATALAQRTQRIRLGLAVALLSLQHPLRTAEDAATVDLLSHGRLELGVGRGTIAIHFQGLGVARDESRERFEEALSIIEQAWSQDTFAFEGRYFQIPPTSVVPKPFQKPHPPLRIAANSPETASFAGQRGYPVFVASPINPMPKLVEHLDGYSRAFRAAGHQGKRPDSAVLFPVYVADSRAQVRQQVEPSVMHYFRTVTAQAELGERGQSQAASYAYLREVRQRQQSVTWDVIDDTMALYGPPEQCVEKIRAAHRQCGMDQLICWFNPGGLVPHEQVLASMRSFAEQVMPAVRAL
- a CDS encoding EthD family reductase is translated as MVKLIAFFKRQAGMSVEDFQAYWRTSHADIVVKLPGIRRYVQSHTILSGYRKGEPVYDGMAELWFDSTDVMRRQAGTPEFAAVRADEPNFMEVASQGTIITEEHVIKDGPIPDDGVKNVEFVSHKPGMPIGDFQTHWREIHGPLGAAIPVVRRYVQSHTRLSIYKSGKTPLYDGVALTWFDSTQAMRVSATTPEYERTRADEPNFIAPGTLPLIITKEHVIVG
- a CDS encoding DUF2442 domain-containing protein — encoded protein: MNSEPLGIGTSTVEVTNISRHGIWLLAGDRELFLAYEDFPWFRDAPVSKIVNVEEPTPGHFHWPDLDVDISLRMIEHPDRFPLKAGGNA
- a CDS encoding thioredoxin domain-containing protein, coding for MAPRPTARSLPSGPLLLTRLLALLGLGIGAYLSVLHYQADGLVTSHFCQPGSIIDCTSVLNSTYASLFDLPVAMWATAAYAVTLVLAVIPQALGLLFVCSWLVVFGLYMAAVSFFQLQSVCLFCSALYLVNIGLFVGALMLARSSADFEPGQFAFGLLGCVVLVGGIGWWQARQARTELVPLDFIAPSAERMDRSFVRYYNQQREVAVRSQERHVKGEPDAPLRITEFVDFRCPSCAVARDYLSSLHDANKGAVRIVFHHYPLDQACNPINQQVHPSSCAASIASECASEQDAFWDYADRLFANQKRFSRADLVGHAEALDLDLEQFDTCLDDPRMEERVRRDVEEGRRLEISATPTLIVNGRVIEGLPPPKKLATLVTMHQQQ